A part of Botrytis cinerea B05.10 chromosome 2, complete sequence genomic DNA contains:
- the Bctsr4 gene encoding Bctsr4, with protein MPPYDSESSGGEEEDYTETNVLLGYAGKEPQDDTISYLGGEPSWIDPSTPPSATLAKCKICNDLMVLILQLNADLPSHFPDHERRLYILTCRRKTCRRKEGSVRALRGTRIAESASKPKSRELEKEKPKPEPAKPAARIGESLFGAKPSTSGNPFATGSNPFSTPSGGNTPSNPFATAGLATSELAAKPPQNPEPTSSETSKDTLPKTFASTLSLNNPQSQPATQTPPPSEPWPTTDLPAPYPLYYLVDADYETLDKEPLPPPPQATVVDDTPDSSSGGKEDKEIFESTHDTTFQKFADRLSQNPEQVIRYEFRGSPLLYSKTDSVGKIFTDAGKGNEKVKVSNGSGNWKIPRCANCGAGRVFEVQVTPHAIMELEREEKGLDGMDWGTVILGVCEKDCVPSWAEAGKTGYVEEWAGVQWEELGGKK; from the exons ATGCCACCATATGATAGTGAATCATCTGGAggtgaggaagaagattacACAGAAACCAATGTTTTACTTGGTTATGCCGGGAAAGAACCTCAAGACGATACAATCAGTTATTTAGGTGGTGAGCCT TCTTGGATTGACCCTTCTACGCCTCCGTCTGCCACTCTCGCAAAATGCAAAATCTGCAACGACCTCATGGTTCTCATCCTCCAACTGAACGCCGATCTCCCCTCTCACTTCCCCGACCATGAACGtcgtttatatattctaacATGTCGCCGAAAAACATGTCggagaaaggaaggaagtgTTCGCGCATTGCGCGGTACGCGAATTGCCGAATCTGCAAGCAAGCCAAAATCAAGAGAActggagaaagagaaaccAAAACCAGAGCCTGCAAAGCCAGCAGCGAGGATAGGAGAAAGTCTGTTTGGAGCCAAGCCATCAACATCCGGAAATCCATTCGCAACGGGCTCAAATCCATTCTCTACGCCATCAGGCGGAAACACACCTTCGAATCCTTTTGCGACTGCTGGTCTAGCTACCTCTGAACTCGCTGCAAAACCTCCTCAAAACCCCGAACCTACATCTTCAGAGACCTCAAAGGATACCCTTCCAAAAACCTTTGCATCTACCTTATCCCTCAACAATCCACAATCTCAACCAGCGACTCAAACCCCTCCACCTAGCGAACCATGGCCTACAACCGATCTCCCAGCACCCTATCCCCTTTACTACCTCGTAGATGCCGACTACGAGACCCTCGATAAAGAGCCCTTACCTCCACCACCCCAAGCTACAGTCGTCGACGACACACCCGACTCATCATCTGGCGGAAAAGAAGACAAGGAAATCTTTGAATCGACGCACGATACGACCTTTCAGAAATTCGCCGATCGTCTGTCCCAAAATCCCGAACAAGTAATCCGTTATGAGTTCCGTGGCTCCCCTCTTCTCTACTCCAAGACAGATTCTGTGGGAAAGATCTTTACGGATGCTGGAAAGGGAAATGAGAAGGTTAAAGTTAGTAATGGCAGTGGAAACTGGAAGATACCGCGCTGTGCGAACTGTGGGGCAGGGAGAGTATTTGAAGTGCAGGTGACACCCCATGCGATTATGGagttggagagggaggaaaagggcctggatggaatggattgggGGACGGTAATTCTGGGAGTTTGTGAAAAGGATTGTGTGCCTAGCTGGGCGGAAGCTGGAAAGACGGGATATGTGGAAGAGTGGGCTGGAGTGCAATGGGAAGAGTTGGGCGGGAAGAAATAG